In one Ictalurus punctatus breed USDA103 chromosome 19, Coco_2.0, whole genome shotgun sequence genomic region, the following are encoded:
- the adm2a gene encoding protein ADM2a: MHSLLPLSLYCISLLCLQLHALPLGNRLDFKTILHRLREGSAVFPDSDPSSDDSTNAPAVPLDRTSLWRALLYKNPPPLSKESTNADKPTANSVGRGTESNQRSSRGRRNAYVRGHHHQHGQLMRVGCILGTCQAQKLSHRLYQLVGQTGREDSAPINPNNPHSYG; encoded by the exons ATGCATTCACTTCTCCCTCTCAGCCTGTATTGCATCAGCCTCCTGTGCCTCCAGCTTCACGCGCTCCCGCTGGGAAACAG GTTGGACTTCAAGACGATCTTACATCGACTGAGGGAAGGAAGCGCTGTCTTCCCTGACTCTGATCCATCCTCTGATGATTCCACCAATGCCCCAGCTGTACCTTTGGACAGAACGTCTTTATGGAGAGCCTTGCTCTATAAAAACCCTCCTCCACTGTCTAAGGAATCGACGAATGCTGACAAACCAACCGCCAATTCTGTTGGGCGAGGAACGGAGTCAAATCAGAGAAGCTCCAGAGGTCGGCGCAATGCCTATGTTCGGGGTCATCATCACCAACATGGCCAGCTGATGCGTGTCGGGTGTATCCTAGGTACGTGCCAGGCCCAGAAGCTCAGCCATCGCCTCTACCAGCTGGTCGGCCAGACCGGACGTGAAGACTCAGCTCCTATAAACCCAAATAACCCGCATAGTTATGGATGA